One genomic segment of Mytilus trossulus isolate FHL-02 chromosome 4, PNRI_Mtr1.1.1.hap1, whole genome shotgun sequence includes these proteins:
- the LOC134716722 gene encoding uncharacterized protein LOC134716722 has product MENFETEITENHLIGIQLINGGRTETQTCLGVVMVAKNEDLSLHSLRDLMYSQVTALPETFIFCTKQGWNINQNLENSVFVKQILSEECSLFIQRYFETPCIGIRQGSGENLGMVFVDLHCVLSDVQQSIQSQMTGSKLSRQNYWFLKHNTWPISCKQESQLKVIDIIEDSCLIVDVQTFLTPNSSPLTPSPQPRKKIKGTRHLSFRTSKDLDRNPIADSSMNNEKQILISYVRTDAAHHALILKQELSFLGFSVYLDVHEITSGVDWQDSLNDDVRNCQVFVPLVTPKYGETLWTNREIKLADVLGKYIIPVSFLSDWPPPCLAIQFSTTQYISWTTNNTGTKNSNLPSLIKRKTVVKSCPCVDSSNPQATIENREGNPLVVICVHPQQSTLAVGMKELLAVHKFEVWCSTQLSMNCPDSLTDHENGIKPGTKELQNRQIFQEQADEAGVIVLILSQQFILSRTCQQQVFYCEQRKKLVPVLYGDFVIPG; this is encoded by the exons aaaCAGAAATAACAGAAAACCATTTGATAGGAATACAGCTTATAAATGGTGGTAGGACTGAAACTCAGACCTGTCTTGGTGTTGTCATGGTAGCCAAGAATGAAGACTTATCCCTGCACAGCTTAAGAGATCTAATGTATAGTCAAGTTACAGCTTTACCAGAGACTTTCATATTCTGTACAAAGCAGgg TTGGAATATAAACCAGAACTTAGAGAACTcagtttttgtaaaacaaattttatcagAAGAGTGCTCATTATTTATACAGAGATATTTCG AGACACCATGTATTGGAATTAGACAGGGTTCTGGAGAAAATCTTGGCATGGTGTTTGTTGATCTTCATTGTGTTTTGTCAGATGTACAACAATCTATTCAATCACAG ATGACTGGAAGTAAGCTCTCACGACAAAACTACTGGTTCCTGAAACACAATACCTGGCCAATCAGCTGTAAGCAAGAGAGTCAGCTGAAAGTGATTGACATAATAGAAGATTCTTGTCTTATTGTTGATGTGCAGACATTCCTTACACCAAACAGTTCTCCACTGACTCCTAGTCCCCAACCTAGGAAGAAAATTAAAGG caCAAGACATTTATCATTTCGTACCAGTAAGGATTTGGATAGAAATCCGATTGCAGATTCCAGTatgaacaatgaaaaacaaatcttgaTCAGTTATGTTAGAACAGATGCAGCTCATCATGCTCTAATACTAAAACAAGAGTTATCTTTCCTTGGTTTTAGTGTCTATCTT GATGTACATGAAATCACATCAGGTGTGGATTGGCAGGATTCTCTCAATGATGATGTCAGGAATTGTCAGGTGTTTGTCCCATTGGTCACACCTAAGTATGGAGAAACTTTATGGACCAATAGAGAG ATCAAGTTAGCTGATGTTTTAGGGAAGTACATCATTCCAGTCAGTTTTCTGTCAGACTGGCCACCACCATGCCTTGCAATACAATTTTCTACAACACAGTATATCAGCTGGACTACTAATAATACAGGTACT AAAA ACTCAAATCTTCCTTCTCTTATCAAAAGG aaaactgTAGTAAAGAGTTGTCCATGTGTAGATAGTTCTAATCCACAAGCAACAATAGAAAACAGAGAGGGCAATCCACTAGTAGTTATATGTGTACATCCACAGCAATCCACACTG GCTGTTGGAATGAAAGAATTGTTAGCGGTACACAAATTTGAGGTTTGGTGTTCAACACAGTTATCAATGAACTGTCCTGATTCCTTGACAGATCATG aaaatggtATAAAACCAGGAACAAAGGAGTTACAGAACAGACAAATCTTCCAAGAACAAGCTGATGAAGCCGGAGTTATTGTTCTTATTCTGTCACAACAGTTTATACTGTCAAGAACCTGTCAACAACAG GTATTTTATTGTGAACAAAGGAAGAAACTGGTTCCAGTTTTATATGGTGATTTTGTGATACCAGGCTAG